Proteins from a single region of Ziziphus jujuba cultivar Dongzao chromosome 1, ASM3175591v1:
- the LOC107435128 gene encoding GDSL esterase/lipase 5 produces MVKKSPAAMAILNSLCFVFLSHVLVLLSSFCSGTKSGHSSKHVAFFIFGDSFLDSGNNNYINSTTLDQANFWPYGETYFKFPTGRFSDGRLVSDFIAEYANLPLIPPFLQPTFHHYYDGVNFASAGAGALVETFQGSVIDLRTQLKYYEKVETWLRNKLGNNNVEVKAMLSGGVYLFSIGTNDYTSLFLTNSTILNSYSKSEYIGMVIGNITNVIKEIHARGGRKFGFINLPEVGCLPGLRIIKPDNNGSCLEEASSLTKLHNKALSKLLIKLENQLEGFKYSLYDLNSNLRKRMKHPRRYGFKEGKEACCGTGQFRGVFSCGGKRIVKEFDLCENPNEYVFWDSFHLTEKVYKQFADQMWSGVEDSHTLGPYKLKDLFLVP; encoded by the exons ATGGTGAAGAAGTCACCTGCCGCCATGGCAATACTTAACTCTCTCTGCTTCGTTTTCTTATCACATGTGTTAGTTCTTTTATCATCATTTTGTTCAGGAACCAAATCAGGGCATTCATCGAAACATGTTGCTTTCTTCATCTTCGGCGATTCGTTCTTGGATTCTGGCAACAACAATTACATTAACTCCACTACTCTTGATCAAGCAAATTTCTGGCCTTATGGTGAAACTTACTTCAAGTTCCCAACAGGAAGATTTTCTGATGGCCGTTTGGTATCGGACTTTATTG CTGAATATGCTAACCTCCCTCTGATTCCACCTTTCCTGCAACCGACTTTTCACCATTACTATGATGGGGTGAATTTTGCATCTGCTGGAGCTGGTGCACTGGTTGAAACTTTCCAGGGGTCG GTGATTGATCTGAGAACACAGCTAAAGTACTATGAGAAGGTAGAGACTTGGTTGAGAAATAAGTTAGGCAATAATAATGTTGAAGTTAAAGCCATGCTTTCAGGAGGTGTTTACTTGTTTAGTATTGGTACCAATGATTATACGAGCCTATTCTTGACCAATTCCACAATTCTAAATTCCTACTCCAAATCAGAATATATTGGAATGGTGATTGGCAACATAACAAATGTTATCAAA GAAATTCATGCAAGGGGAGGCAGGAAATTTGGGTTTATAAACTTGCCAGAAGTGGGCTGTTTACCCGGCCTTAGAATAATTAAACCAGACAACAATGGAAGCTGCTTAGAAGAAGCTTCATCATTGACAAAATTACATAACAAAGCTCTTTCAAAGCTTCTAATAAAGCTAGAAAACCAGTTGGAGGGTTTCAAATACTCGCTCTACGACTTGAACAGCAAtctaagaaaaagaatgaaacatCCACGCAGATATG GTTTCAAGGAAGGAAAAGAAGCATGCTGTGGGACCGGGCAGTTTAGAGGTGTATTCAGCTGTGGAGGGAAAAGAATAGTGAAAGAGTTCGATTTGTGTGAGAATCCTAATGAATATGTCTTCTGGGACTCTTTCCATCTCACTGAGAAGGTCTACAAACAATTTGCGGATCAAATGTGGAGTGGGGTTGAAGATTCTCACACTTTAGGGCCTTATAAATTGAAGGATCTCTTCCTAGTCCCATAA
- the LOC107435133 gene encoding GDSL esterase/lipase 1 isoform X1 — translation MAKLNFFICLFGFWISFFDIQTECFHGHRLLKRHRALFIFGDSQFDPGNNNYFNTTSKADFWPYGETFFHYPTGRFSDGLLVPDFIAEYAKLPLIPPYLQPGDVDQFIFGANFASGGAGALKETRAGLVIDLKTQLGYFKNVSRLLRQKLGDEEAESLVSRAVYLFSIGGNDYLFPFETNSSIPCTFSVEQFVGQVMGNITQVVKEIYKVGGRKFGFPSLWPLECLPFTRRLELEGGKKDACFEPIKPYKEEHNKQLPKLLQKLQSDLKGFKYSFPDFHTLLKQLINHPSKYGFKEGKVACCGSGPYKGILSCGGKRDVAEYYLCDNVTEYLFFDSAHPTERANRLLAQLAWSGEPNITGPYNLKALFES, via the exons ATGGCAAagttaaacttttttatttgtctttttggTTTCTGGATAAGCTTTTTCGATATCCAAACAGAATGCTTCCATGGACATCGGCTTTTGAAAAGGCATAGAGCCTTATTCATCTTTGGGGATTCACAATTTGATCCTGGGAATAACAACTACTTCAACACTACTAGCAAGGCTGATTTTTGGCCGTACGGTGAAACCTTCTTTCACTACCCAACTGGGAGATTTTCTGATGGCCTCCTGGTTCCGGATTTTATTG CTGAGTATGCAAAGTTACCACTCATTCCTCCATATCTACAACCCGGTGATGTTGACCAATTTATATTTGGTGCAAACTTTGCATCAGGAGGAGCAGGTGCTTTAAAGGAAACTCGGGCAGGATTG GTGATAGACCTTAAAACTCAACTTGGTTATTTCAAGAACGTTAGCAGACTATTGAGGCAGAAACTAGGAGATGAGGAGGCTGAATCTTTGGTGTCGAGAGCTGTTTACTTGTTTAGTATTGGAGGCAATGACTACTTATTCCCTTTTGAGACAAATTCCAGCATTCCTTGTACCTTTTCTGTTGAACAATTTGTAGGGCAGGTGATGGGGAACATAACCCAAGTGGTCAAA GAAATATACAAGGTTGGAGGAAGGAAATTTGGGTTTCCAAGCCTGTGGCCTTTAGAATGTTTGCCATTCACAAGGAGGCTTGAACTTGAAGGAGGTAAAAAGGATGCTTGCTTTGAACCAATCAAACCATACAAAGAAGAACACAATAAACAACTTCCAAAACTCCTCCAAAAGTTGCAAAGCGACCTCAAGGGATTCAAATATTCATTTCCTGATTTTCATACACTTTTGAAACAACTTATAAATCACCCTTCTAAATATG GTTTCAAGGAAGGGAAGGTGGCATGCTGTGGCAGTGGACCCTACAAAGGAATTTTGAGCTGCGGAGGAAAGAGGGATGTGGCAGAGTACTATCTTTGTGATAATGTCACTGAATATTTGTTCTTTGACTCTGCTCATCCCACAGAAAGGGCTAACAGACTATTGGCCCAGTTAGCTTGGAGTGGAGAACCCAATATAACTGGGCCTTACAATCTCAAAGCCCTTTTTGAATCTTAG
- the LOC107435133 gene encoding GDSL esterase/lipase 1 isoform X3 has protein sequence MAKLNFFICLFGFWISFFDIQTECFHGHRLLKRHRALFIFGDSQFDPGNNNYFNTTSKADFWPYGETFFHYPTGRFSDGLLVPDFIAEYAKLPLIPPYLQPGDVDQFIFGANFASGGAGALKETRAGLVIDLKTQLGYFKNVSRLLRQKLGDEEAESLVSRAVYLFSIGGNDYLFPFETNSSIPCTFSVEQFVGQVMGNITQVVKEIYKVGGRKFGFPSLWPLECLPFTRRLELEGGFKEGKVACCGSGPYKGILSCGGKRDVAEYYLCDNVTEYLFFDSAHPTERANRLLAQLAWSGEPNITGPYNLKALFES, from the exons ATGGCAAagttaaacttttttatttgtctttttggTTTCTGGATAAGCTTTTTCGATATCCAAACAGAATGCTTCCATGGACATCGGCTTTTGAAAAGGCATAGAGCCTTATTCATCTTTGGGGATTCACAATTTGATCCTGGGAATAACAACTACTTCAACACTACTAGCAAGGCTGATTTTTGGCCGTACGGTGAAACCTTCTTTCACTACCCAACTGGGAGATTTTCTGATGGCCTCCTGGTTCCGGATTTTATTG CTGAGTATGCAAAGTTACCACTCATTCCTCCATATCTACAACCCGGTGATGTTGACCAATTTATATTTGGTGCAAACTTTGCATCAGGAGGAGCAGGTGCTTTAAAGGAAACTCGGGCAGGATTG GTGATAGACCTTAAAACTCAACTTGGTTATTTCAAGAACGTTAGCAGACTATTGAGGCAGAAACTAGGAGATGAGGAGGCTGAATCTTTGGTGTCGAGAGCTGTTTACTTGTTTAGTATTGGAGGCAATGACTACTTATTCCCTTTTGAGACAAATTCCAGCATTCCTTGTACCTTTTCTGTTGAACAATTTGTAGGGCAGGTGATGGGGAACATAACCCAAGTGGTCAAA GAAATATACAAGGTTGGAGGAAGGAAATTTGGGTTTCCAAGCCTGTGGCCTTTAGAATGTTTGCCATTCACAAGGAGGCTTGAACTTGAAGGAG GTTTCAAGGAAGGGAAGGTGGCATGCTGTGGCAGTGGACCCTACAAAGGAATTTTGAGCTGCGGAGGAAAGAGGGATGTGGCAGAGTACTATCTTTGTGATAATGTCACTGAATATTTGTTCTTTGACTCTGCTCATCCCACAGAAAGGGCTAACAGACTATTGGCCCAGTTAGCTTGGAGTGGAGAACCCAATATAACTGGGCCTTACAATCTCAAAGCCCTTTTTGAATCTTAG
- the LOC107435133 gene encoding GDSL esterase/lipase 1 isoform X2 → MAKLNFFICLFGFWISFFDIQTECFHGHRLLKRHRALFIFGDSQFDPGNNNYFNTTSKADFWPYGETFFHYPTGRFSDGLLVPDFIGGAGALKETRAGLVIDLKTQLGYFKNVSRLLRQKLGDEEAESLVSRAVYLFSIGGNDYLFPFETNSSIPCTFSVEQFVGQVMGNITQVVKEIYKVGGRKFGFPSLWPLECLPFTRRLELEGGKKDACFEPIKPYKEEHNKQLPKLLQKLQSDLKGFKYSFPDFHTLLKQLINHPSKYGFKEGKVACCGSGPYKGILSCGGKRDVAEYYLCDNVTEYLFFDSAHPTERANRLLAQLAWSGEPNITGPYNLKALFES, encoded by the exons ATGGCAAagttaaacttttttatttgtctttttggTTTCTGGATAAGCTTTTTCGATATCCAAACAGAATGCTTCCATGGACATCGGCTTTTGAAAAGGCATAGAGCCTTATTCATCTTTGGGGATTCACAATTTGATCCTGGGAATAACAACTACTTCAACACTACTAGCAAGGCTGATTTTTGGCCGTACGGTGAAACCTTCTTTCACTACCCAACTGGGAGATTTTCTGATGGCCTCCTGGTTCCGGATTTTATTG GAGGAGCAGGTGCTTTAAAGGAAACTCGGGCAGGATTG GTGATAGACCTTAAAACTCAACTTGGTTATTTCAAGAACGTTAGCAGACTATTGAGGCAGAAACTAGGAGATGAGGAGGCTGAATCTTTGGTGTCGAGAGCTGTTTACTTGTTTAGTATTGGAGGCAATGACTACTTATTCCCTTTTGAGACAAATTCCAGCATTCCTTGTACCTTTTCTGTTGAACAATTTGTAGGGCAGGTGATGGGGAACATAACCCAAGTGGTCAAA GAAATATACAAGGTTGGAGGAAGGAAATTTGGGTTTCCAAGCCTGTGGCCTTTAGAATGTTTGCCATTCACAAGGAGGCTTGAACTTGAAGGAGGTAAAAAGGATGCTTGCTTTGAACCAATCAAACCATACAAAGAAGAACACAATAAACAACTTCCAAAACTCCTCCAAAAGTTGCAAAGCGACCTCAAGGGATTCAAATATTCATTTCCTGATTTTCATACACTTTTGAAACAACTTATAAATCACCCTTCTAAATATG GTTTCAAGGAAGGGAAGGTGGCATGCTGTGGCAGTGGACCCTACAAAGGAATTTTGAGCTGCGGAGGAAAGAGGGATGTGGCAGAGTACTATCTTTGTGATAATGTCACTGAATATTTGTTCTTTGACTCTGCTCATCCCACAGAAAGGGCTAACAGACTATTGGCCCAGTTAGCTTGGAGTGGAGAACCCAATATAACTGGGCCTTACAATCTCAAAGCCCTTTTTGAATCTTAG